The following are encoded together in the Methanosarcina flavescens genome:
- a CDS encoding BsuBI/PstI family type II restriction endonuclease, producing MVWESEVWLADAPQHMIHFNGPKFLFVIEDENGCE from the coding sequence ATTGTATGGGAATCTGAAGTCTGGTTGGCAGACGCACCTCAGCACATGATTCATTTTAATGGGCCAAAGTTTCTTTTTGTAATTGAAGACGAGAATGGATGTGAATAA
- a CDS encoding ribbon-helix-helix domain-containing protein translates to MKERFSITLDSDLLDWIESLIKEKVFSSRVHAVEFCVAQIKNIGIENIMLMRWGKNEIEPVFLSKNEIQTINRVSKKLNVDKDEALKILIYRGLEEISKDSQGSEKEPENKENKSRKVILD, encoded by the coding sequence ATGAAAGAGCGATTCAGTATTACTCTTGATAGTGATCTTCTTGATTGGATTGAGTCACTTATTAAAGAAAAAGTGTTTTCCAGTAGAGTTCACGCTGTCGAGTTCTGTGTAGCCCAGATAAAAAATATAGGCATTGAAAATATAATGCTGATGCGCTGGGGTAAGAATGAAATTGAGCCTGTTTTCCTTTCTAAAAACGAAATTCAAACAATCAACAGGGTCTCAAAAAAATTAAATGTCGATAAGGACGAAGCTTTAAAAATTCTTATTTACCGGGGATTAGAGGAAATCAGCAAAGATTCCCAAGGATCGGAAAAAGAGCCGGAGAACAAAGAAAATAAGTCTAGAAAGGTCATTTTAGATTGA
- a CDS encoding ASCH domain-containing protein has protein sequence MLPCLIIWPEYADAIRKKYKCFEVRNYPAPEKYIGQKIGIYAGKRKPDQKNNDRINSILDTLRAGPDSSFYQGPYVSGDVRGALVATATLVNCTKIKTYEVFAYCEKYHFAPASFFESGPCFFWQLENIRPLKIPIRFSLKGPVTWFSIPMETLRVQGVGL, from the coding sequence ATGTTGCCTTGTCTCATTATCTGGCCTGAATATGCTGACGCAATCAGGAAAAAATACAAGTGCTTCGAGGTCCGCAATTATCCAGCCCCTGAAAAGTACATAGGTCAAAAAATCGGGATCTATGCAGGCAAGCGTAAGCCTGACCAAAAAAACAATGATCGTATAAACTCAATTCTGGATACATTACGGGCTGGTCCAGACTCTTCTTTCTATCAGGGTCCTTATGTATCCGGAGATGTTCGGGGGGCTCTGGTAGCTACTGCAACCCTCGTAAATTGTACCAAGATCAAAACATACGAGGTATTTGCTTATTGTGAAAAGTACCATTTTGCTCCAGCCTCGTTCTTTGAATCTGGACCTTGTTTCTTTTGGCAGCTGGAAAACATCAGGCCCTTGAAAATTCCGATAAGATTCAGTCTGAAAGGGCCAGTTACCTGGTTTTCTATCCCTATGGAAACTCTCAGGGTTCAGGGGGTGGGCCTGTGA
- a CDS encoding DUF6011 domain-containing protein — protein MNPPLYTRCLRCGRSLRDHKSKSRGYGPECWQKVKHALPSRPPTIKTRSIENIFTVNAVYESIGVRVSSHSCPSCGALLGSAEIHSYDHEDGLNLRGFLRPQWVYLSCPRCGIDIALHKLTRNGCGDLCKHYRQISIAEALRV, from the coding sequence GTGAACCCTCCCCTTTATACTCGCTGCCTTCGATGCGGGCGTTCTCTCCGGGATCACAAGAGCAAAAGCCGGGGATATGGTCCGGAGTGCTGGCAAAAGGTAAAACATGCTCTTCCCTCCCGCCCTCCCACGATAAAAACCCGAAGCATTGAAAATATTTTTACTGTCAATGCTGTATACGAATCTATCGGGGTCCGCGTTTCTTCTCATTCTTGCCCTTCCTGCGGGGCTCTTCTGGGCTCTGCAGAGATCCACAGCTACGACCATGAAGACGGGCTGAATCTGCGGGGCTTCCTGCGTCCTCAGTGGGTCTATCTGTCCTGTCCTCGCTGCGGGATAGATATTGCCCTGCACAAACTCACGCGGAACGGCTGCGGAGATCTTTGTAAGCATTACCGTCAGATCTCGATAGCTGAGGCTCTGCGGGTATAA
- a CDS encoding replication endonuclease, with product MTGREDSILWIRANPLKPLTLIQDKQVSEKTELDSGRHCDKSEKTYKHSENLKDLKNINPERWKALHKLSRCNGFGYMDRETKEFIYTNNIYFEVIQGFGEYISRINTENIEMVYSMDGNPIFSSKVHLPYKTRFTSPERQAANKQAYWDTWNYVNHRYLKGVFLTLTAPSRAGDLVTVNNQMREAWDKLRDLLDSKLARGLTYIKVNEFQKNGRLHFHLVIFGINWIMPIKLLKKIWVSYGGGPVMNICAITQTKEGWTWSRKPPKEAGGQAPAGFLSDYLEKSMSPRSGALYWAFNIQFWSASRDIKQSPEKHETKGFWARVSVVGKEGKRLFQKNNDKAKAFFAGALLQTRKRSDPKPKDKPKEIGNPLSGFRTASALFMQG from the coding sequence ATGACAGGAAGGGAAGATTCCATTCTCTGGATTCGTGCTAATCCTCTGAAACCACTTACCTTGATCCAAGATAAGCAAGTTTCCGAGAAGACCGAACTCGACAGCGGGCGACACTGTGACAAATCCGAAAAAACTTATAAACATTCAGAAAATTTGAAAGACCTTAAAAATATTAACCCTGAAAGGTGGAAAGCCCTTCATAAACTCAGCCGGTGTAACGGTTTCGGTTACATGGACCGTGAAACAAAAGAATTCATCTATACCAATAATATTTATTTCGAAGTTATCCAGGGCTTCGGTGAATACATTTCAAGGATCAATACTGAAAATATCGAAATGGTTTATAGCATGGACGGTAACCCTATTTTTTCCAGCAAAGTTCATCTTCCCTATAAAACCAGATTTACAAGTCCAGAACGCCAGGCAGCAAACAAACAAGCCTACTGGGATACCTGGAACTATGTAAACCATAGGTATCTAAAAGGGGTCTTTCTTACTCTTACTGCTCCTTCTCGCGCTGGTGACCTCGTAACAGTTAACAATCAAATGCGTGAAGCCTGGGATAAATTGAGAGATCTTCTTGACTCTAAACTTGCCAGGGGCTTAACCTACATCAAAGTAAACGAATTCCAGAAAAACGGAAGGCTGCATTTTCATCTCGTAATTTTTGGTATTAATTGGATAATGCCTATAAAACTTTTGAAAAAGATTTGGGTCAGCTACGGGGGCGGCCCGGTAATGAACATTTGCGCCATTACCCAGACAAAAGAGGGCTGGACCTGGTCGCGTAAACCTCCAAAAGAAGCAGGTGGCCAAGCTCCAGCCGGCTTTCTCTCTGATTATCTTGAAAAATCCATGTCTCCCCGTTCTGGGGCTCTATATTGGGCCTTCAATATTCAGTTCTGGTCTGCAAGTAGGGATATAAAACAGAGTCCTGAAAAACACGAAACTAAAGGATTTTGGGCTCGAGTGAGTGTAGTAGGAAAAGAAGGTAAAAGGCTTTTCCAGAAAAACAATGACAAAGCTAAAGCCTTTTTTGCGGGAGCTCTCCTGCAGACTCGCAAGAGATCAGACCCTAAACCGAAGGATAAGCCGAAGGAAATAGGAAATCCTTTGTCGGGCTTTAGAACGGCTTCAGCGTTATTCATGCAGGGGTGA
- a CDS encoding Abi-alpha family protein gives MGDDKLDPLENIVSDFSYPVKKAIDGASSFIGKICMPAAEEAGLLLYDEVHAFRGKNLVSIVEKSKGILTFDPDTFKLKASPRVIWKIVENGSWTEDENLQNLWAGLLASSCTNNGKDESNLIYTDLLSRITPSEAYIINYLGKKCSESKGLLNGCFHTLINFNDELFKECLYFENLDKLKCLDHLGRELNHLESLGLIENVEIVHNHQFVGMSTTGLLLDLYVRCSGSLLSTEKYFAQFWESNLNKF, from the coding sequence GTGGGTGATGATAAATTGGATCCTTTAGAAAATATTGTTTCTGACTTTTCATATCCGGTAAAGAAGGCCATTGATGGGGCTTCTTCTTTTATTGGAAAAATATGTATGCCTGCCGCAGAAGAAGCTGGTTTATTGCTATACGACGAAGTTCATGCATTTAGAGGAAAAAACCTTGTCAGTATTGTAGAAAAATCTAAAGGAATACTGACTTTTGATCCTGATACTTTTAAATTAAAAGCATCTCCAAGAGTTATTTGGAAAATAGTTGAGAATGGCTCATGGACTGAAGATGAAAACCTTCAAAATCTGTGGGCAGGGCTTTTGGCATCTAGCTGTACAAACAATGGAAAAGACGAAAGCAATTTAATATACACGGACCTTTTGTCTAGAATTACACCTTCTGAGGCGTATATAATAAATTATTTAGGTAAAAAATGTAGTGAAAGCAAGGGTCTCCTAAATGGCTGCTTCCACACATTGATTAATTTTAACGACGAATTATTTAAAGAATGTTTATATTTTGAGAACCTTGATAAATTAAAGTGCTTAGATCATTTAGGACGTGAACTAAATCACTTAGAATCACTTGGATTAATCGAAAATGTAGAAATAGTACATAATCATCAATTTGTTGGTATGTCTACTACAGGACTGCTTTTAGATCTTTACGTTAGATGCAGTGGTTCTTTACTATCAACTGAAAAATATTTTGCCCAATTTTGGGAGAGTAATCTGAACAAATTTTAA
- a CDS encoding site-specific integrase, which yields MKYPKSGYEKDSEVLHFYVKDVRILTPKEYEALKTAIPKDQHKTILDILLITGMRYAELLRLYDNPAWYNEKRNLIHLPEEAQKKRKRRQLERTIHPLPSMFNYLLKDFWQARKPPLESTWNKNLQRWALSAGINPYGLSAKSSRKTLESWLIASGVVESTVCLRQGHDSLTSMRHYQGLAFSDEELRDIKKQLIAWGFSL from the coding sequence GTGAAATATCCCAAATCAGGTTATGAAAAAGATTCTGAAGTCTTACATTTCTATGTGAAAGATGTAAGAATTCTTACCCCTAAAGAATATGAAGCATTAAAGACGGCTATTCCAAAAGATCAGCACAAAACAATTTTAGATATTCTATTAATTACAGGGATGCGATACGCTGAGCTTTTAAGGCTTTATGATAATCCTGCCTGGTATAACGAGAAAAGAAATCTAATCCATCTTCCGGAAGAAGCCCAGAAGAAACGTAAAAGAAGACAGTTAGAAAGAACTATTCATCCTCTTCCTTCAATGTTCAACTATCTTCTAAAGGACTTCTGGCAGGCCCGTAAACCTCCATTAGAAAGTACCTGGAATAAGAACCTTCAAAGATGGGCTCTATCTGCAGGCATAAACCCTTATGGCCTTTCTGCAAAATCAAGTAGAAAAACATTGGAATCCTGGTTAATTGCTTCCGGGGTTGTTGAGTCTACTGTATGTTTAAGACAGGGTCACGATTCTTTAACCTCTATGCGCCACTATCAAGGGCTCGCCTTTTCAGACGAGGAATTAAGAGATATTAAAAAACAGCTAATTGCATGGGGTTTTTCTTTATAA
- a CDS encoding LamG domain-containing protein gives MQRVKTIAILILCIFLLSATAAAKQDNSRVLTNEDLSKLRLQEIQSKKQFVEPCKVKTAQEKQLYKHQIKDLNEEIEIYANLDSSTIVCGKTKEGKIRLVDIDKKEHKLRSIKLKYGDIQQVPGFQDNLIKITHYNDAGLADAVWLQEVRNDNGWVYLEDLPFSEIEIGGFLGEYRKVGTLTYPVSQTFNLGSDFTSDNVNYIEVSIDPVYNKTGPYDIPTNGLVAWWRFDEGEGTLVQDFSGNGNHGTAENGMNWTEGKYNGAGLFDGDNDRVIIPNSASLSVENNSCTWVFILNSSGDTGSQIFYQHGGSGGSMSIRPYLTSVGGFNLDHTTQTGLKYWSIPDTSSINTTRMILIEYIRETPTLNVYIDNQLVGSRELDSALIQHTSYLYIGYSSGSFNGYIDNVMIYNRLLSAEEKALLYYDNLQNLRLKTNSDSTYSDYLNGSGTIQVPYENSGEAFNSLIANIPDEVEIDGITVRDYTKTVTPFNVTANVGYTENTTIIEETLTDTEYTIYVRYSPLNSYGSGTITYTADLNPILSSSLLQYSLESNNPAADLSYDSETYTFLIETGAVLEDQVYNFLITCTKDGTPIDRVISDGFGNSQLGVYEAIGSEAYMIGSLYPSRSSNYDWYLNGNWADVAGLAVMIPLVIVAVFICLIFIRRD, from the coding sequence ATGCAGCGAGTGAAGACTATTGCAATATTGATCTTATGCATATTTCTTCTATCGGCTACAGCTGCAGCAAAACAGGACAACAGTAGAGTACTGACCAACGAAGACCTCTCAAAGCTTCGTCTTCAGGAGATCCAGAGTAAAAAACAGTTTGTTGAACCCTGCAAAGTCAAGACTGCACAGGAAAAACAGCTTTACAAACATCAGATAAAGGATCTGAACGAAGAGATTGAAATCTATGCAAATCTGGACAGTAGTACAATAGTCTGCGGAAAAACGAAGGAGGGTAAAATTCGATTAGTTGATATTGACAAAAAAGAGCATAAACTACGCAGTATAAAATTGAAGTATGGAGACATCCAGCAGGTACCAGGTTTTCAAGATAACTTAATCAAAATAACCCATTATAATGATGCTGGTCTTGCTGATGCTGTATGGCTGCAGGAAGTCCGAAATGATAACGGATGGGTGTATCTAGAGGATTTACCTTTTTCTGAAATTGAAATAGGCGGGTTCCTGGGAGAGTACCGGAAAGTAGGAACATTAACCTATCCAGTATCTCAAACTTTCAATTTAGGATCAGATTTCACTTCTGATAATGTTAACTATATTGAAGTCTCCATTGATCCGGTTTACAACAAAACAGGACCTTATGACATTCCTACCAATGGACTCGTAGCATGGTGGAGATTTGATGAAGGAGAGGGAACTTTAGTTCAAGACTTCTCTGGCAACGGAAATCACGGAACTGCTGAAAACGGAATGAACTGGACTGAAGGAAAATATAACGGAGCGGGATTATTTGATGGAGACAATGACAGAGTAATAATACCAAATAGTGCTTCTCTTTCAGTTGAAAATAATAGCTGTACCTGGGTATTCATATTGAATTCAAGTGGCGATACTGGGTCCCAAATATTTTACCAGCATGGTGGAAGTGGAGGATCGATGTCCATCAGACCATACCTGACATCTGTTGGAGGATTCAATCTAGATCATACCACACAGACAGGACTCAAATATTGGTCAATACCCGACACTTCCAGCATTAACACCACTAGAATGATACTGATAGAGTACATCAGAGAAACACCAACACTGAACGTCTATATTGATAACCAGCTTGTAGGGTCACGAGAACTTGACAGCGCGCTAATTCAGCACACAAGTTATCTATATATTGGCTACAGTTCGGGTTCATTCAATGGCTATATTGACAACGTAATGATATACAACAGGCTTCTATCAGCAGAAGAAAAAGCACTTCTTTATTATGATAATCTTCAGAACCTTAGACTAAAAACCAACAGTGATAGTACATATTCGGATTATCTGAATGGTTCCGGAACTATTCAGGTACCCTATGAAAACAGCGGTGAAGCATTTAATTCTCTAATTGCTAATATTCCAGATGAAGTCGAAATTGATGGAATTACTGTTAGAGATTATACAAAAACTGTTACTCCTTTTAATGTGACAGCTAATGTAGGATACACAGAAAATACAACGATTATAGAAGAAACATTAACTGACACTGAATACACGATATACGTCAGATATTCACCTTTAAACAGTTATGGGTCTGGAACAATCACTTACACAGCAGACCTTAATCCTATTCTTTCATCTTCTCTCCTGCAATACTCTCTTGAATCCAATAACCCGGCGGCAGATCTGAGCTACGACTCTGAGACATATACTTTTCTCATTGAAACCGGAGCAGTCTTGGAAGACCAGGTGTACAACTTCCTGATTACTTGCACGAAGGACGGAACTCCCATAGATCGCGTAATCAGTGACGGATTTGGAAACAGCCAGCTTGGAGTTTATGAAGCAATAGGGAGCGAGGCCTACATGATAGGATCTTTGTATCCCTCCAGATCTTCGAATTATGATTGGTATTTAAACGGCAACTGGGCAGATGTTGCAGGTCTTGCGGTAATGATTCCTTTGGTTATAGTAGCTGTGTTTATCTGCTTGATTTTCATCAGGAGGGACTGA
- a CDS encoding site-specific integrase, giving the protein MSIYKHEKNLNAVEKRIKNADYSKENKTLILKFENSLFAEGLKPVRVEKYLVQLNVLAQLVDKNFSEMDFDDVQALVARIERSDRSEWTKHDYKISIRKFFRWMGKGDLVSWINVQMRHNTQKLPEELLSEQEIKKLIEVAEHPRDKAIIATLYDSGCRIGELGGLKIKHLSFDRYGAVLTVNGKTGMRRVRVIFSVPYLASWLDIHPQKDNPDAYLWLLIRGKGNGQPMQYQAFRKLIITLAAKAGIKKRVYNHLFRHSRSTELAQHLTESQMEAHLGWVHGSDMPSVYVHLSGKQVDDAMLRIYGMKKKEDMIPELTSKTCPVCEKINGPTSKFCARCGHPLDQQTIQEIHEMENKIPELLQLIMKSDQARELFSKLDKLGSD; this is encoded by the coding sequence ATGAGCATATATAAGCATGAAAAGAATTTAAATGCAGTGGAAAAACGGATTAAAAACGCAGATTACAGCAAGGAAAATAAGACCTTAATACTAAAATTTGAAAACTCTCTTTTTGCTGAAGGCCTTAAACCTGTAAGGGTTGAAAAATATCTTGTGCAGCTAAATGTTTTGGCTCAACTTGTTGACAAGAATTTCTCAGAAATGGATTTTGATGATGTTCAGGCTTTGGTTGCTCGTATAGAGAGATCAGACCGTAGTGAGTGGACAAAGCATGATTACAAAATATCAATACGTAAGTTCTTTAGGTGGATGGGAAAAGGCGATCTCGTATCCTGGATAAATGTGCAGATGAGACATAACACACAAAAACTTCCAGAGGAACTTCTTAGTGAACAAGAGATTAAAAAATTAATTGAGGTTGCAGAACACCCAAGAGACAAGGCCATAATAGCCACATTATATGATTCAGGTTGTAGGATTGGGGAACTAGGTGGCCTTAAGATCAAGCATTTAAGCTTTGATCGGTATGGAGCTGTCTTAACAGTTAATGGTAAAACCGGAATGAGAAGAGTTAGGGTAATTTTTTCAGTTCCTTATCTGGCTTCCTGGCTGGATATTCACCCACAAAAAGATAATCCAGATGCTTATCTATGGCTTCTCATTAGAGGCAAGGGGAACGGGCAACCTATGCAATACCAAGCCTTTAGAAAACTGATTATAACCCTTGCAGCAAAGGCTGGAATTAAAAAAAGGGTCTATAATCATCTTTTCCGACATTCTAGGAGTACAGAACTTGCTCAGCATTTAACTGAGTCTCAGATGGAGGCCCATCTAGGATGGGTTCACGGCTCAGATATGCCCAGCGTATATGTTCATCTTTCCGGAAAACAGGTAGATGATGCAATGCTCAGGATCTATGGAATGAAGAAAAAAGAAGATATGATTCCAGAACTCACCAGCAAGACCTGTCCTGTATGTGAAAAAATCAATGGCCCTACTTCAAAGTTTTGCGCCCGCTGTGGTCATCCTCTGGACCAGCAGACTATCCAGGAGATTCATGAAATGGAGAATAAAATTCCAGAACTGCTACAGCTTATAATGAAAAGTGACCAAGCAAGAGAGCTCTTTTCAAAACTAGATAAGCTTGGATCAGATTAA
- a CDS encoding DHH family phosphoesterase: MTDEKRTILIYYHDDNDGSCAAAVAANYYDKNEFSIKFVAINYGKESWTEEEINEAEKVWLVDFSSDRMEDFVKTCGSKLIWIDHHRTAMEKFPELWGSSNIPGIRSLEKAACVLTWEYTHPENISPPPAVAYIGDKDMWTFEYPDTRAFSAGFSLMVKTPDDPVWDVLLGLEYEETVNKMISIGELLLEAQKYKLQKAFDRGVDFTFHNWRARLVNTTGNISELGEFIYKKPEYDIAVMWQAVEDMVVFSLRSDSGNPNSPDCAEIAQQYGGGGHKNAAGFQKKNMDFPCLFFT; encoded by the coding sequence ATGACTGATGAGAAACGCACAATTTTGATTTATTACCATGATGATAACGATGGGAGCTGTGCAGCTGCTGTCGCTGCGAATTATTATGACAAAAACGAATTTTCCATAAAGTTTGTTGCTATAAACTACGGAAAGGAGTCGTGGACTGAGGAAGAAATAAACGAAGCTGAAAAAGTGTGGCTTGTTGATTTTTCAAGTGACAGAATGGAGGATTTCGTAAAGACTTGCGGGTCTAAGCTGATATGGATAGATCACCACAGGACTGCTATGGAAAAGTTCCCAGAACTGTGGGGTTCAAGCAATATTCCAGGAATCCGGTCTCTTGAAAAAGCAGCCTGCGTGCTTACATGGGAGTACACGCATCCTGAAAATATTTCACCCCCTCCGGCTGTTGCCTATATAGGGGACAAGGATATGTGGACGTTTGAATACCCAGATACAAGGGCATTCAGTGCAGGTTTCAGCCTGATGGTCAAGACCCCTGACGATCCTGTGTGGGACGTGCTTCTTGGTTTGGAATACGAAGAAACCGTAAATAAAATGATCTCCATTGGTGAATTGCTCTTGGAGGCTCAAAAGTACAAACTCCAGAAAGCCTTCGATCGTGGGGTTGATTTCACTTTTCATAACTGGAGAGCCAGGCTTGTAAACACTACAGGGAATATTTCCGAGTTAGGGGAATTCATCTACAAGAAGCCTGAATATGATATTGCTGTCATGTGGCAGGCAGTAGAAGATATGGTAGTATTCAGCCTGAGGTCCGATTCAGGGAACCCGAATTCGCCTGACTGTGCCGAGATTGCCCAGCAATATGGCGGCGGAGGGCACAAAAATGCTGCAGGATTCCAGAAAAAGAATATGGATTTTCCATGCCTGTTTTTCACATGA
- a CDS encoding DUF1699 family protein yields MKIRVVSSRDEIFTLNPNERIVHLAFRPSNKDIFSLVENCPKIEVIQLPKSYRRTVSKSIEMFLEMQRIQLIEGDVWGHRKDINEYYRIPSSIIEEIRELKTEGKSTEAIEEKISRESKLNPQMVAYILRKDVTA; encoded by the coding sequence TTGAAAATAAGGGTTGTGAGTTCAAGAGATGAAATCTTTACACTGAATCCAAATGAAAGAATAGTGCATCTGGCTTTCAGGCCTTCAAATAAGGATATATTTTCGCTGGTTGAGAACTGTCCGAAGATTGAAGTTATACAGCTTCCTAAATCTTACAGGCGTACGGTTTCTAAATCTATAGAAATGTTCCTTGAAATGCAGCGTATCCAGCTCATCGAGGGTGACGTCTGGGGCCACAGGAAAGATATAAACGAGTACTACCGTATTCCTTCGTCAATCATTGAAGAAATAAGAGAACTCAAAACTGAGGGTAAGTCTACTGAGGCTATTGAGGAGAAGATCTCAAGGGAAAGCAAACTTAATCCTCAGATGGTTGCTTACATCCTTCGAAAGGATGTTACAGCCTGA
- a CDS encoding coiled-coil domain-containing protein: MEDPVISKIKNQFDKKGNPAKIPLMSGKRFFEARSEVDGVYVDNLKTQPFLPWEIFSEAVNFIRENGGKVKKGNATNSRLGDSNLGLDTLEGHIASKVYGCSIGDTVLKRVTPIASILAWSGICENARGQISLLSNEKEPQASHDEKEISPAFTAQENTEILGSNSLHFQPDPKQPEWKKLEVELEEKSQRIKALCEQVKGKEEDLDRLKKELEAREKLLLDKDSELRSLQEKLADKSEKTVNLESRIIEKEEKIERLIEELREKGEKINILAEKLLAKEKEIEDLRENISIKDKDLKTLAEEVISKVGEMRKIEEKLTGKERKINTLEAMLVTAEEKVNKLEKQLSDYAGEEKLVVQLREREELIKQLKVTLASKEEAFSKVSEENRKYRMQQKLASEGLKQIEEQKASRKWWKRL; this comes from the coding sequence ATGGAAGATCCTGTTATCTCAAAAATAAAAAATCAGTTTGATAAGAAAGGAAATCCGGCAAAGATTCCGCTGATGAGCGGGAAACGTTTTTTTGAAGCTCGGTCCGAAGTGGATGGAGTCTATGTTGACAACCTGAAAACCCAGCCATTTCTTCCCTGGGAAATCTTTTCCGAAGCTGTTAACTTTATAAGGGAAAATGGTGGAAAGGTAAAGAAAGGAAACGCGACAAATTCGAGATTGGGTGACTCTAACCTTGGCCTGGACACACTTGAAGGTCATATTGCGAGCAAAGTTTATGGTTGCAGTATAGGCGATACTGTACTTAAGAGAGTAACCCCGATAGCTTCCATTCTTGCCTGGTCTGGAATCTGTGAAAACGCCAGAGGGCAAATAAGTCTTCTCTCCAATGAAAAAGAGCCACAGGCTTCTCATGATGAAAAAGAGATTTCCCCGGCATTTACTGCGCAAGAAAACACAGAAATTTTAGGGTCGAATTCCCTTCATTTCCAGCCTGATCCCAAGCAGCCTGAATGGAAAAAGCTGGAGGTCGAGCTTGAGGAAAAATCCCAGAGAATAAAAGCACTTTGTGAACAGGTTAAGGGCAAAGAAGAAGATCTGGATAGATTAAAAAAAGAGCTTGAAGCGCGCGAAAAGCTTCTTCTGGATAAAGATTCGGAACTGCGATCCCTTCAGGAGAAATTGGCGGATAAAAGTGAAAAAACTGTGAACCTTGAATCCAGGATCATAGAAAAAGAAGAAAAGATAGAAAGACTTATTGAGGAACTCAGGGAGAAAGGAGAAAAAATAAACATCCTTGCAGAGAAACTTCTGGCAAAAGAAAAAGAAATCGAAGACCTTAGAGAAAATATCTCCATAAAAGATAAAGATCTTAAGACGCTGGCGGAAGAGGTCATCTCAAAGGTCGGAGAAATGAGAAAAATTGAAGAAAAACTTACCGGGAAAGAACGGAAAATAAATACATTGGAGGCTATGCTTGTCACGGCTGAAGAAAAAGTAAATAAGCTTGAGAAACAGCTTTCAGACTATGCAGGAGAAGAAAAACTGGTAGTCCAGCTTAGAGAAAGAGAAGAACTCATAAAGCAGTTAAAAGTGACACTTGCAAGTAAAGAGGAAGCATTTTCAAAGGTTAGTGAAGAAAACCGAAAATATCGAATGCAACAGAAACTTGCGTCTGAAGGGCTAAAGCAGATAGAAGAACAGAAAGCCTCAAGAAAATGGTGGAAACGCCTGTAA
- a CDS encoding DUF1699 family protein — protein MGLGSVRIRVVTKRDEISGLRADEKAVHLAFRPSDRDLFSLVKACPGIELLQLPASSYEGLSKFIRMYLASSGIHLVKGDVSGHWHDLNNYFVIPAYVLEKIKELKVQGRTEEEIIGEVMNLRKISPDMILHLLHSSFPAPGSERSRMNKV, from the coding sequence ATGGGGCTAGGTAGTGTACGCATCAGAGTCGTGACAAAAAGAGATGAAATTTCCGGCCTTAGAGCAGATGAGAAGGCAGTACACCTTGCTTTTAGACCATCGGACCGAGATCTTTTCAGTCTGGTCAAGGCATGTCCAGGCATAGAATTACTTCAACTTCCCGCATCTTCCTATGAAGGACTCTCAAAGTTTATCAGAATGTACCTTGCTTCTTCAGGTATTCATCTTGTAAAAGGAGATGTCAGCGGGCACTGGCATGATCTTAATAATTATTTTGTAATACCCGCTTACGTGCTTGAAAAAATAAAAGAATTGAAAGTTCAGGGAAGAACCGAGGAAGAGATTATCGGGGAGGTTATGAATCTAAGGAAAATTAGTCCTGATATGATTCTCCACCTGCTTCACAGTTCATTCCCTGCACCGGGCTCAGAACGGTCACGAATGAATAAAGTTTAA